A window of the Gossypium hirsutum isolate 1008001.06 chromosome A05, Gossypium_hirsutum_v2.1, whole genome shotgun sequence genome harbors these coding sequences:
- the LOC107913966 gene encoding non-classical arabinogalactan protein 31-like: MGFAVIVLVVKAALLVQLSLLLLSTFTVSAPIWPQASPPHYHAVSPVVPPTHPPTHHHHHHPHPHPHPHPHPPTKPPTPTPPPVHPPPKAPVQPPTKPPVHPPPKPPVQPPTKPPTKPPTQPPTKPPTQPPTKPPTKPPTQPPTKPPTHPPSHPPAKPPKSSQVAVQGVVYCKSCKYAGVDTLLGAKPILSATVRLTCKDAKNELTVQFKTDKNGYFFLQAPITIYNFDLHNCSVSLVSSPLKACSKPSNLNGGLKGAPLKPEKPSTSKKLPYVLYSVGPFAFEPTCHKN, translated from the exons ATGGGGTTTGCTGTAATAGTACTAGTAGTTAAAGCTGCTTTGCTTGTGCAGCTTTCACTGTTGTTACTGAGCACCTTCACTGTCTCTGCTCCCATTTGGCCTCAGGCTTCTCCTCCTCATTACCATGCTGTTTCACCTGTAGTCCCGCCTACTCACCCACCAACCCACCACCATCACCACCACCCTCACCCTCACCCTCACCCCCATCCTCATCCACCCACTAAGCCCCCAACCCCCACTCCTCCTCCAGTTCATCCACCACCCAAGGCGCCAGTGCAACCACCAACCAAGCCACCAGTTCACCCACCACCCAAGCCACCAGTTCAACCTCCAACTAAGCCACCAACCAAACCTCCAACTCAACCCCCGACTAAGCCACCAACTCAGCCCCCGACTAAGCCACCAACCAAGCCTCCAACTCAGCCCCCGACGAAGCCACCAACACACCCACCATCTCATCCTCCGGCCAAGCCACCTAAATCGAGCCAGGTGGCAGTGCAGGGCGTTGTTTATTGCAAGTCATGCAAGTACGCCGGAGTCGACACCCTTTTGGGAGCTAAACCAATTCTTA GTGCCACCGTAAGGCTGACATGCAAAGACGCTAAAAACGAATTAACGGTCCAGTTCAAGACTGACAAGAATGGTTATTTCTTCCTGCAAGCACCAATTACCATCTACAATTTTGATCTCCACAATTGCAGCGTCTCCCTCGTATCTTCACCATTGAAAGCATGCAGCAAGCCATCTAATCTAAACGGTGGATTGAAGGGCGCCCCCTTGAAGCCTGAGAAACCATCTACTTCAAAGAAGCTCCCATATGTTCTCTACAGCGTTGGGCCCTTCGCTTTCGAACCCACATGTCACAAGAACTAG
- the LOC107913967 gene encoding eukaryotic translation initiation factor 3 subunit D — protein MVGVFEVGAVPFNPDGWGPPESTTATPPSTTTTLPPHVPYATFSRSERLGRIADFTRSFSSSNANASNRPSSGKPGSADSPFDFSLDLDAFPLANPDDGSAFRLVDTKPTPRPKFGPKWRFNQHRPQLPQRRDEEVEARKREAEKERARRDRLYNLNRSNQNQQRREAAIFKSSVDIQPEWNMLEQIPFSTFTKLSFSVSDPEDLLHCGALEYYDRSFDRITPKNERRLERFKNRNFFKVTTTDDPVIRRLANEDKATVFATDTILATLMCAPRSVYSWDIVVQRVGNKLFFDKRDGSQLDLLSVHETSQEPLPEAKDDINSAYSLSVEAAYINQNFSQQVLIRDGNKVSFDEPNPFANEGDEVASVAYRYRRWKLDGDMYLVARCEVQSVVEVNNKNSFVTLNALNEFDPKYSGVDWRQKLETQRGAVLATELKNNANKLAKWTAQAILASADLMKLGYVTRVHPRDHFNHVILGVVGYKPRDFASQINLNTSNMWGIVKSIVDLCMKLNEGKYVLVKDPSKPQVRIYEVPADAFENDYVEEPLPEEEQVQPPSEDAEGVEANGTTTDDKEIEAQT, from the coding sequence ATGGTGGGAGTTTTTGAAGTAGGAGCTGTTCCATTTAATCCCGACGGTTGGGGTCCACCCGAATCAACCACCGCTACCCCACCAAGTACGACCACCACACTCCCTCCCCATGTCCCCTACGCCACCTTCTCCCGTTCCGAGAGGCTGGGCCGAATCGCTGACTTCACCCGCTCTTTCTCCTCTTCTAACGCCAACGCATCTAATCGTCCTTCCTCCGGGAAGCCCGGCTCAGCCGACTCCCCCTTCGATTTCTCTCTCGACCTCGACGCCTTCCCTCTCGCTAACCCCGACGATGGTTCGGCCTTCCGTTTAGTCGACACGAAGCCTACTCCTCGGCCTAAATTTGGCCCTAAATGGCGTTTTAATCAACATCGACCTCAACTCCCCCAACGACGAGATGAAGAAGTCGAGGCCCGGAAAAGAGAGGCCGAGAAAGAGCGAGCCCGTCGCGACCGTCTTTATAATCTCAACCGGTCCAATCAGAACCAGCAACGTCGTGAAGCTGCCATCTTCAAATCCTCCGTTGATATCCAACCGGAATGGAACATGCTCGAACAAATTCCCTTCTCAACATTCACCAAATTATCCTTCTCCGTCTCCGACCCCGAAGATTTACTTCACTGTGGTGCTTTGGAGTATTACGATAGGTCCTTTGACCGAATCACCCCGAAGAACGAACGGAGACTCGAGAGGTTCAAAAACAGAAACTTCTTTAAAGTCACCACAACCGATGATCCGGTCATCCGAAGATTGGCCAATGAGGATAAAGCAACTGTTTTTGCGACTGATACGATTCTGGCAACTTTAATGTGTGCCCCCAGGTCTGTTTATTCCTGGGATATTGTTGTTCAACGTGTTGGGAATAAACTGTTCTTCGATAAAAGAGATGGGTCGCAATTAGATTTATTGTCCGTCCACGAGACCTCTCAGGAGCCATTACCTGAAGCTAAAGATGATATTAATTCTGCTTATTCATTGAGTGTTGAAGCGGCTTATATAAATCAGAATTTTTCACAGCAGGTTCTGATTAGGGATGGGAATAAGGTGAGTTTTGATGAGCCAAATCCGTTCGCCAATGAAGGTGATGAGGTTGCTTCTGTGGCATATAGGTATAGAAGGTGGAAGCTTGATGGTGATATGTATTTAGTCGCAAGGTGTGAGGTTCAGAGTGTTGTTGAGGTTAACAACAAAAATTCCTTCGTTACTTTGAATGCTCTTAACGAGTTTGATCCCAAGTATTCCGGTGTTGATTGGAGGCAGAAGTTGGAGACCCAAAGGGGTGCAGTTTTGGCTACTGAGTTGAAGAATAATGCAAATAAGTTGGCTAAATGGACTGCTCAAGCGATTTTAGCCAGTGCTGATTTAATGAAATTGGGATATGTGACAAGAGTGCATCCTAGGGATCATTTTAACCATGTGATATTGGGTGTTGTTGGGTATAAACCAAGAGATTTTGCTTCCCAAATTAATCTGAATACTTCGAATATGTGGGGGATCGTCAAGTCTATTGTAGACTTGTGTATGAAGTTGAATGAAGGGAAATATGTGCTTGTGAAGGATCCATCTAAGCCTCAAGTTAGGATTTATGAGGTTCCAGCTGATGCTTTTGAGAATGATTATGTTGAGGAACCATTGCCAGAAGAAGAGCAGGTTCAGCCACCAAGTGAGGATGCTGAAGGTGTGGAGGCTAATGGGACTACAACTGACGATAAAGAGATTGAGGCACAAACTTAG